TTGAAAGGAAGGATCCACTTCATCAGCACCATCAATCGCTAAATCGATGCGATCAGTGGCGTTCAAAGCACGCAAAGGAATCCCCAACTCAGCGGCAAGCACCTCTCCTTGAAACGACGTGGTCACGCCGACAATGTCACGAAGCTGACCTGCTGCCAGTCGGGCCCCGAGGCCTTCAATCATCAAAGCGGCAGTAGACCCAGAACCGAGGCCCACCACCATGCCATCACGAATCTGTGCAACAGCCGCCTCCGCGACGGCTTGCTTCATTTGAGTTTGGAGATCCGACATCGATCAGCTGCTGAGGGCGAGACCGTAGCAAGAGCTCTTAGCTCATTCCTGGCAAAGGAGCCGGTTTCACCGACAGCTGCAGATCTCCCCCATTGCGCAGAACCTGCAAGAGCAACGGCTGATCAATTTCAGCTTGATCCACCTGTTTCAACAAATCCTGAGGGTCTCGAATGGTGTCGTTGCCAACTTGAACAATGAGATCACCTCGCCTCAATCCAGCACGTTGAGCAGGGCTATCGGGAAGGACCGATTGCACCAAGGCACCGGAGCGTTCAGGCAATTCAACGAGAGCATTGGGATCACGGTTGTGCTCGCGCGCAATCCGAGCGGTGAGCGGAACAAGTTGGACTCCCAAGTAGGGATGTACAACCTCACCGTCCTTCTGGAGTTGATCAGCAACTCGGGAGGCCAAATTGATCGGGATCGCAAAACCCAATCCGGCCCCTGGACCAGAGCGAACCAGCGTGTTGATCCCAATCACTTCACCGGAAGCATTCACTAGCGGCCCGCCTGAATTACCAGGATTAATGGCTGCATCGGTCTGAATCAGATCCAGACGCTTATCGGAAAAACCGAGGCTGCTGATATTGCGATGAAGACTGCTGACAATGCCCAACGTGACAGTCCGTTCCAAGCCATAGGGAGTCCCTAGAGCAATCGCCCAATCACCTACCTCCAAGGCCTCGGAGTCCCCCAAGGTTGCCGGGGAAGGAAGAGCTCGTCCAGACAGTCGGACCAGCGCGAGATCGGTGACCGGATCTTGACCAATCACTTCCCCGTCTCTCTGTTCCCCGTCAGACAAGGTCACATTGACAGTGCTGACTTGATCAACAACATGGGCATTTGTCAAAACCAAACCACGCCCATCGATCACAACCCCTGACCCCTGACCCCTCTGTCGCTCAGGGCCAATCCCATAGCCAGGTTCTCCCAGGAGATCACGAAGGAGAGGATCAATCAGATTCGGATCAAAAGGCTGCCGTTCAATCAAGCGTTCGGTGTCAATACGTACGACCGACGGCGCCACCTCCCGGACGGCATTGGCAACAAAGCTGTGCCCGTTGGCTGTAAAGGAGAGATCAGCCGCCTGAACGGGAAGGCTGCCGAAGCAAGACGTGACCAGAAGGGCTGTCAGACAACAACAGCGAATGATTTGGAAAACCTTCATGCCGGCGGCCAAAAATCAGGAACACGTGGGAATCTTCACGCTAGTGGCCCCGCTCTGGAGAACGGAGCACAAGCATCGTTCAACTCACTTTCAGCAGAAGCACGGCATTAGTTTGATCAACTCTTTCCTCTCACCAGAGCCATGACCGTGCTGTCAAAAGCGCAACTTCGCTGCGAGCTCTGTCAGATCGAGATCAATGAAAACGCTGATCAAGAAGACGAGGTCTTGTTCAGTCGTGGTGCCACCGGGAGCCGCAGCAAACTTTGGGCTCGCGTGTGTCAGTACCTAAAAACAGACGAGCAAAAGGCAGCTTGTATCAACCAAGACGCATCCCAACGAGGCACCGAAAAGCCTGGTGATCGCTACGAAGAAATCGCTCCTGTTGAAGTCGGCGGCACAAAGGCTGAAAGCTGATCCCAATCGTGCATGATCCAATCCTGATTGGCACACCTCCCAAAGCCGTGTCTATTACTACCAATAGGTACATCATCAAATCTCGATCATGCGCTTGTTTAAAGCGGCCGCTACCGGCCTGATCGCGCTCGCTTCTGTTGGCCTTGTGGCCTGCCAAAAGTCTGCTCCCACGAGTGAAAAAGAGGCGTCAGGTCAGACAGGCAATGTGTTTGAGACCGGAAAGCTCAGAGCCGTCGTTGTGGACGATGTGCTTCCCATGGTTGACAAGAAAGATGGCAAATACGAAGGCCTTTCTTTCGTGGTGCTTGATGCCATCCGCGACCAGCTGAAATCAGCTCCAGAAAACAAGTCCGATGACATTGTGATCGAGCCTGTTTCCATCAAGTCTGCTCAGGATGGACTGAACAAAATTCGTTCCGGAGAAGCTGATATTGCTTGTGGCGTTGCCTTCACTTGGGAGAGACAAAGAACGCTCACCTACAGCTTGCCTTTCGCAACAAGCGGCACGCGTGTTTTAGCTCCCAAAGGAAATGACGGAACACCAGACAGCCTTAAAGGGAAAACAATTGGTGTCGTGAAAGACACGGCTGCAGCGGCAGTACTGGCTAAATCCGTTGATGACGCCCAATTCCAATTCTTCGCGACCCCCACAGAGGCTCTTGCAGGTCTTAAGGACGGAACAATTGAATTTCTCGGTGGGGACACTCTCTGGCTGAAAGCCAGTCGCAAAGACACTGCTCCGGATGCTGATCTTGTCCCCACATTCCCTTACGCAAGATCGAGCGTGGGCTGTGTTATCGCAGACACCACTCCTCACCTACTGAATTACAGCAACTTGGCCATCGGTCGCATGCTGACCGCTTATGTGGACGACAACAAAGACGTACGCACAGCCGTCAACAAGTGGATTGGTCCTGATAGTCAGGTTGGTCTCAGCGAAAACATGATCGGCGATTTCTTCACCATCGTGCTCGCAACGACAGCTGAATTATCCAAAGGTTCCTGAGCCCTTATTCCTAAAAAAGCATTCAAATTTCACTTCACCCATGAACAAAACAACTCTGCTGAGCGTCGCTGCAATTCTCGCTTCGAGCGCTGTCCTAACAGACGCCTCCCACTCGGCTGTTCTAAGCGAGCCCGATCTAGGGAATGCTCTGGAGCAGCGCATTGAGAAGCTCTCAAGTGACGCGTGGTCGCGATTAGGAGTCAATGATCACAGCGATGGCCAGACCATTGCTCGAGCTTGGGGCAATGGCAACGGCCGCGCCTTTGGCAACGGTGGTGGCCGTGGACGTGCCTTTGGTAACGGCGGTGGAAGGGGCTTCGCCAATGGCTATCGCGCAGGTTTCGCCAATTGGTAAACCACGCTGATTACGGACCCATCGGTCTCTTGGTGATTCAGGCCACATCGCTCTGCAATCTCGATTGCAGTTACTGCTACTTGCCTGATCGCCAGAAACGACGGATCTTTGATCTCAATCAATTACCTGTTTTGCTGAACAGGGTGTACGAGAGCCCCTTTTGGGGCCCTCAGCTCTCAATCCTCTGGCATGCTGGCGAACCAATGACGCTGCCTTGCAGCTTTTACGACGAGGCCAGTGCCATCGTGCGTGAGCAAACAGCTGAGCTGCAGGAGCAAGGAGTTCAGATTGAGCAGCATGTTCAAACCAATGGGACGTTGATTAACGATGCCTGGTGTGAATGCTTTCAGCGCAATCAAATTGTTGTAGGTGTCAGTGTTGACGGGCCAGAAGAGATCCATGATTCCCATCGCCGCTTTCGCAATGGCATTGGATCTCATGCTCTAACAATGCGTGGCATTCGAAAACTTCAAGATCACGCGATTCCCATCCATGCGATCGCTGTACTCACGAGTGCGGCCATGGAAGATCCAGAGCGGATGTACTCCTTTTTCCGTGACAATGGGATTCATGATCTCGGCTTCAATGTAGAAGAGCAGGAAGGCGTTAATGCCAGTTCTTCCATGCAGGGGCTAAGTCGAGAAAAGCAATATCACAACTTCTTAAAATGTTTTTGGGAGTGCAATCAAAGGGACGGTTTTCCGATACGCCTGCGTGAATTTGATCAAATCACTGGGATGATGGCCGGTGGGCAAAGACTGCTTCAGAACGAAATGAATCGCCCATACTCGATCTTGAGTGTGGATTCAGCTGGCAATTTTTCCACTTTTGACCCTGAACTTCTCTCCGTGGAAACCAAGAAATATGGATTATTCAACTTAGGCAATATTCGTGATCAAT
The Synechococcus sp. CC9311 DNA segment above includes these coding regions:
- the grrM gene encoding cyclophane-forming radical SAM/SPASM peptide maturase GrrM/OscB, with translation MVNHADYGPIGLLVIQATSLCNLDCSYCYLPDRQKRRIFDLNQLPVLLNRVYESPFWGPQLSILWHAGEPMTLPCSFYDEASAIVREQTAELQEQGVQIEQHVQTNGTLINDAWCECFQRNQIVVGVSVDGPEEIHDSHRRFRNGIGSHALTMRGIRKLQDHAIPIHAIAVLTSAAMEDPERMYSFFRDNGIHDLGFNVEEQEGVNASSSMQGLSREKQYHNFLKCFWECNQRDGFPIRLREFDQITGMMAGGQRLLQNEMNRPYSILSVDSAGNFSTFDPELLSVETKKYGLFNLGNIRDQSLVDAAETETFRQLLQDMTIGTTLCRDQCDYYGFCGGGTGSNKYWEHGTLASSETCACRFSTQIPVNVLLEQIEDKGVKTP
- the grrA gene encoding GrrA/OscA1 family cyclophane-containing rSAM-modified RiPP; this encodes MNKTTLLSVAAILASSAVLTDASHSAVLSEPDLGNALEQRIEKLSSDAWSRLGVNDHSDGQTIARAWGNGNGRAFGNGGGRGRAFGNGGGRGFANGYRAGFANW
- the grrP gene encoding extracellular substrate binding-like orphan protein GrrP; amino-acid sequence: MRLFKAAATGLIALASVGLVACQKSAPTSEKEASGQTGNVFETGKLRAVVVDDVLPMVDKKDGKYEGLSFVVLDAIRDQLKSAPENKSDDIVIEPVSIKSAQDGLNKIRSGEADIACGVAFTWERQRTLTYSLPFATSGTRVLAPKGNDGTPDSLKGKTIGVVKDTAAAAVLAKSVDDAQFQFFATPTEALAGLKDGTIEFLGGDTLWLKASRKDTAPDADLVPTFPYARSSVGCVIADTTPHLLNYSNLAIGRMLTAYVDDNKDVRTAVNKWIGPDSQVGLSENMIGDFFTIVLATTAELSKGS
- a CDS encoding trypsin-like peptidase domain-containing protein — protein: MKVFQIIRCCCLTALLVTSCFGSLPVQAADLSFTANGHSFVANAVREVAPSVVRIDTERLIERQPFDPNLIDPLLRDLLGEPGYGIGPERQRGQGSGVVIDGRGLVLTNAHVVDQVSTVNVTLSDGEQRDGEVIGQDPVTDLALVRLSGRALPSPATLGDSEALEVGDWAIALGTPYGLERTVTLGIVSSLHRNISSLGFSDKRLDLIQTDAAINPGNSGGPLVNASGEVIGINTLVRSGPGAGLGFAIPINLASRVADQLQKDGEVVHPYLGVQLVPLTARIAREHNRDPNALVELPERSGALVQSVLPDSPAQRAGLRRGDLIVQVGNDTIRDPQDLLKQVDQAEIDQPLLLQVLRNGGDLQLSVKPAPLPGMS